Proteins from a genomic interval of Xanthomonas sp. AM6:
- a CDS encoding 2-dehydro-3-deoxy-6-phosphogalactonate aldolase, which produces MPAVSPFQLPLIAILRGITPDAALEHVGALAAAGYDAIEIPLNSPRWQDSIGAAAQAFGQRCWIGGGTVLNIADVDTLADLGARFIVTPNTRPPVIRHAVARGMQVVAGFATATEAFDALDAGAQMLKLFPAATYGPGHLRALRAVLPAAVPLFVVGGVSADTLRDYLAAGAIGAGIGGELYRPGQALAQTQAQAAAFRQAYLDHA; this is translated from the coding sequence ATGCCCGCCGTTTCCCCGTTCCAGCTCCCCCTGATCGCGATCCTGCGCGGCATCACCCCCGACGCGGCGCTGGAGCATGTCGGCGCGCTGGCCGCGGCCGGCTACGACGCGATCGAGATCCCGCTCAACTCGCCGCGCTGGCAGGACAGCATCGGCGCGGCCGCGCAGGCGTTCGGCCAGCGCTGCTGGATCGGCGGCGGCACGGTGCTGAACATCGCCGACGTGGACACCCTCGCCGACCTCGGCGCGCGCTTCATCGTCACCCCGAACACGCGCCCGCCGGTGATCCGCCACGCGGTCGCGCGCGGCATGCAGGTGGTGGCCGGCTTCGCCACCGCCACCGAGGCCTTCGACGCGCTCGATGCCGGCGCGCAGATGCTCAAACTGTTCCCCGCCGCCACCTACGGCCCCGGCCACCTGCGCGCGCTGCGCGCGGTGCTGCCGGCGGCGGTGCCGCTGTTCGTGGTCGGCGGCGTCAGCGCCGACACCCTGCGCGACTACCTGGCCGCCGGCGCGATCGGCGCCGGCATCGGCGGCGAACTGTACCGGCCCGGCCAGGCGCTCGCGCAGACCCAGGCGCAGGCCGCCGCCTTCCGCCAAGCCTACTTGGACCACGCATGA
- the dgoD gene encoding galactonate dehydratase, with protein MKIVRLTTYHAAPRWLFLKIETDEGITGWGEPVIEGRARSVDAAVHELGGYLIGKDPARINDIWQLLYRSGFYRGGPILMSAIAGIDQALWDIKGKALGVPVYELLGGLVRDRMKTYRWVGGDRPSATIAQIQGYRELGFDTFKFNGTEEMKLIDGPRAVDAAVAKVAQIREAFGTSIDFGIDFHGRVSAPMARVLLRELEPFKPLFVEEPVLPELAEYYPRLAAATPIPLAAGERMFSRFDFKPVLQAGGLSLLQPDLSHAGGITECLKIASMADAYDVGLAPHCPLGPVALAACLQVDFVSHNAVLQEQSIGIHYNEGADLLDYVINKEDFACDNGGSIAALPKPGLGVEIDEERLRHANQNPPDWHNPVWRHADGSIAEW; from the coding sequence ATGAAGATCGTTCGCCTCACCACCTACCATGCCGCGCCGCGCTGGCTGTTCCTGAAGATCGAAACCGACGAGGGCATCACCGGCTGGGGCGAGCCGGTCATCGAAGGCCGCGCGCGCAGCGTCGACGCCGCGGTGCACGAACTGGGTGGCTACCTGATCGGCAAGGACCCGGCGCGGATCAACGACATCTGGCAACTGCTGTACCGCAGCGGCTTCTACCGCGGCGGGCCGATCCTGATGAGCGCCATCGCCGGCATCGACCAGGCGCTGTGGGACATCAAGGGCAAGGCGCTGGGCGTGCCGGTGTACGAACTGCTCGGCGGGCTGGTGCGCGATCGCATGAAGACCTACCGCTGGGTCGGCGGCGACCGCCCGTCGGCCACCATCGCGCAGATCCAGGGCTACCGCGAGCTGGGCTTCGACACCTTCAAGTTCAACGGCACCGAGGAGATGAAGCTGATCGACGGGCCGCGCGCGGTCGACGCGGCGGTGGCCAAGGTCGCGCAGATCCGCGAGGCGTTCGGCACCAGCATCGACTTCGGCATCGATTTCCACGGCCGCGTCTCCGCGCCGATGGCGCGCGTGCTGCTGCGCGAACTGGAACCGTTCAAGCCGCTGTTCGTCGAGGAACCGGTGCTGCCGGAACTGGCCGAATACTATCCGCGCCTGGCCGCCGCCACGCCGATCCCGCTGGCCGCCGGCGAACGCATGTTCTCGCGCTTCGACTTCAAGCCGGTGCTGCAGGCCGGCGGCCTGTCGCTGCTGCAGCCGGACCTGTCGCATGCCGGCGGCATCACCGAATGCCTGAAGATCGCCAGCATGGCCGACGCCTACGACGTCGGCCTGGCCCCGCACTGCCCGCTCGGCCCGGTCGCGCTGGCCGCCTGCCTGCAGGTCGATTTCGTCTCGCACAATGCGGTGCTGCAGGAACAGAGCATCGGCATCCACTACAACGAAGGCGCCGACCTGCTCGACTACGTGATCAACAAGGAAGACTTCGCCTGCGACAATGGCGGCAGTATCGCCGCGCTGCCCAAGCCGGGCCTGGGCGTGGAAATCGACGAGGAGCGCCTGCGCCATGCCAACCAGAACCCGCCCGACTGGCACAACCCGGTCTGGCGCCACGCCGACGGCAGCATCGCCGAATGGTGA
- the fdxA gene encoding ferredoxin FdxA codes for MPFVVTENCIKCKYTDCVEVCPVDCFHAGPNFLVIDPDECIDCTLCEPECPANAIYPEDDVPAGQEAFVALNAELAKAWPVLTTRQEPLPDAADWDGKPNKLPLLLK; via the coding sequence ATGCCTTTTGTCGTCACCGAAAACTGCATCAAGTGCAAATACACCGACTGCGTGGAAGTGTGCCCCGTGGATTGCTTCCACGCCGGCCCCAACTTCCTGGTGATCGATCCGGACGAGTGCATCGACTGCACCCTGTGCGAGCCGGAGTGCCCGGCCAACGCGATCTACCCCGAGGACGACGTGCCCGCCGGCCAGGAAGCCTTCGTCGCGCTCAACGCCGAACTGGCCAAGGCCTGGCCGGTGCTGACCACGCGCCAGGAACCGCTGCCCGACGCCGCCGACTGGGACGGCAAGCCGAACAAGCTGCCGCTGCTGCTGAAGTAG
- a CDS encoding SMP-30/gluconolactonase/LRE family protein — protein MSAAQAPAHTATLAVDSRCTHGEGVVWCERRQVLFWVDIDGRQLWRHDPASGATRHWTLPDRPGCLGLYDDGRLLLALAKGVYAADPDAGPADADELPLHKLADLEPERDDTRSNDGRADRHGNFVFGTMSERADQAPVGSFYQWSTRHGLRRLPLPGVAIPNAICFSADGRTMYYCDSVRPQILCCDYDAANAQTGNSRVFAELDHPDAEPDGAIIDAEGHLWNAQWRAWRVVRYRPDGSVERSVALPVRHPTCPALGGADGRTLYLSTSRMDHADDELARTPQAGGLFVAAVGVAGLPEGRIASA, from the coding sequence ATGAGCGCTGCGCAAGCGCCCGCGCACACCGCCACGCTGGCGGTGGACAGCCGCTGCACCCACGGCGAAGGCGTGGTCTGGTGCGAGCGCCGGCAGGTGCTGTTCTGGGTCGACATCGACGGGCGCCAGCTGTGGCGGCACGATCCGGCCAGCGGCGCCACCCGCCACTGGACCCTGCCCGACCGCCCCGGCTGCCTGGGCCTGTACGACGACGGCCGCCTGCTGCTGGCGCTGGCCAAGGGCGTGTACGCCGCCGATCCCGACGCCGGCCCCGCCGACGCGGACGAACTGCCGCTGCACAAGCTCGCCGACCTGGAGCCGGAGCGCGACGACACCCGCAGCAACGACGGCCGCGCCGACCGCCACGGCAACTTCGTGTTCGGCACCATGAGCGAACGCGCCGACCAGGCCCCGGTGGGCAGCTTCTACCAATGGTCCACGCGCCACGGCCTGCGCCGCCTGCCGCTGCCCGGCGTGGCCATCCCCAACGCGATCTGCTTCAGCGCCGACGGCCGCACCATGTACTACTGCGACTCGGTGCGCCCACAGATCCTGTGCTGCGATTACGACGCGGCCAACGCGCAGACCGGCAACAGCCGCGTGTTCGCCGAGCTCGATCACCCCGATGCCGAACCCGACGGCGCCATCATCGATGCCGAAGGCCACCTGTGGAACGCGCAATGGCGCGCCTGGCGCGTGGTGCGCTACCGGCCCGACGGCAGCGTCGAGCGCAGCGTCGCGCTGCCGGTCAGGCATCCCACCTGCCCCGCGCTGGGCGGCGCCGACGGCCGCACGCTGTACCTGAGCACTTCGCGCATGGACCACGCCGACGACGAACTGGCGCGCACCCCGCAGGCAGGCGGCCTGTTCGTGGCCGCGGTCGGCGTCGCCGGCCTGCCCGAAGGGCGCATCGCCAGCGCATGA
- a CDS encoding 2-dehydro-3-deoxygalactonokinase: MIAVDWGTSSLRGYRLAADGRVLEQRRSDQGIGACQGRFAATLAALVEGWPGDVVLCGMIGSRNGWRELPYVPCPADADALAAAMQPLQDPALPGRTLWFVPGVACDAEAVPDVMRGEETQLIGLLDVLAQDPGRHSVCLPGTHSKWVALEHGRIATLATTMTGELYALLRRHSLLARLMDADDAQFDAAGFDAGLQRSAAPGGLLHHLFGVRSLGLFERLSAAAAPSYLSGLLIGHELRAHLPLAPHVHLIGGSGLLDRYAHALRALGSQARTHPEDLAARGLYRLAQRHGGIGD; encoded by the coding sequence ATGATCGCCGTCGATTGGGGCACCAGCAGCCTGCGCGGCTACCGGCTCGCGGCCGATGGCCGCGTGCTCGAGCAACGCCGCAGCGACCAGGGCATCGGCGCCTGCCAGGGCCGCTTCGCCGCGACCCTGGCGGCGCTGGTCGAGGGCTGGCCCGGCGACGTGGTGCTGTGCGGGATGATCGGCAGCCGCAACGGCTGGCGCGAACTGCCGTACGTGCCCTGCCCGGCCGACGCCGACGCGCTCGCCGCGGCGATGCAGCCGCTGCAGGATCCGGCGCTGCCCGGGCGCACGCTGTGGTTCGTGCCGGGCGTGGCCTGCGACGCCGAGGCGGTGCCGGACGTGATGCGCGGCGAGGAGACCCAATTGATCGGCCTGCTCGACGTGCTGGCGCAGGACCCGGGCCGCCACAGCGTGTGCCTGCCCGGCACCCACAGCAAATGGGTCGCGCTGGAACACGGCCGCATCGCCACCCTGGCGACGACCATGACCGGCGAGCTGTACGCGCTGCTGCGCCGGCACAGCCTGCTGGCGCGCCTGATGGACGCCGACGACGCGCAGTTCGATGCTGCCGGCTTCGATGCCGGACTGCAGCGCAGCGCCGCACCCGGCGGCCTGCTGCACCACCTGTTCGGCGTGCGCAGCCTGGGCCTGTTCGAGCGGCTGAGCGCGGCCGCCGCGCCGTCCTACCTGTCCGGCCTGTTGATCGGCCACGAACTGCGCGCGCACCTGCCGCTGGCGCCGCACGTGCACCTGATCGGCGGCAGCGGCCTGCTGGACCGCTACGCGCATGCGCTGCGCGCCCTGGGCAGCCAGGCCCGCACCCATCCCGAAGACCTGGCCGCGCGCGGCCTGTACCGGCTGGCGCAACGCCACGGCGGCATCGGCGACTGA